The DNA window TAGTCGACGAGAATGACGAGAACGGACCAAAGGCGACCGAGCTCTGGAAGAAATTGATGAGAACTGATAAATTGAGTGTTCGGCAGTTCCTTGCCTTGTGAGTCGCCGAAAGAGACATTTTCATTTGCTAACGCCGGGCAGGGGCGAGCATGATAAACCCAGTGGACCTGGGTTTAACTACAACACGATCGAATGGCTCGAGTCGGCGACATAGTAAGTAGCCTGATGACACTTTGTGATCAATTTCTGACAACATTCAGCGGCACTGGCTGGTATGACCAGTCACTCACAGAATGTGTCCTAGAGCAGCTCGACTTTGCCACCCCAAAACAAAAGAAGGGCGAGCCTCCTATCAACTACTGGTGGTGCGTTGACGGGGGCGCCCAAACAATCGCTGAGAGgatggccaagaagatcaagaacccTGTCCAATTCAAGAGCCAGGTGGTCGCCATCGACGCTCAAATCCCGAAGCGCAAGGAGAAGAATGACTACACACCCATGAAACTGGAGATCTCAAATGGTCAGTCCacaaaggagaaggaataTTTCGCCGTGTTCAACAGTACAACTCTTGGTGCACTTCAGCGTATGAATCTCAAAGAGGCTGGTCTTCTTTGGGGTACAAAGCAGGCCATTCGCGCACTCGGCTATGGTGCTTCGTGCAAGGTTGCCATCAAGTTCAAGACTGCGTGGTGGCAGAAGGAACCCTTCCGCATCAGGAAGGGCGGTATCGCGCATACCGATCTCCCCCTTCGTGTTTGTGTCTATCCGTCCTACAACATCGAGGCAAACGAGGGGAAAGACTGGAACCCCGATAAACCTGCCGTTCTCTTGTGCTCATACACCTGGGGACAAGACGCCCAACGCATGGGTGCTCTGATCTCTTCGGATTCCCCAAAGAACGAAGAGCAGCTTGTGTCGGTGCTCCTACATGACCTTGCCCTTATGCACGCCCCAGAGGAAAAGGGGGAGTGGGATTACAAGAACCTtttgaagcttctcaaaGAACAGTACCAGGACCATCATGCTTATGATTGGTATAATGACCAGAACATGTCGGGCGCTTTTGCATACTTTGGACCTGGTCAATTTTCGAACATGTGGCAGGAGATCATCAAGCCCAACGCTTATGGACAGCTGTACCTTGTCGGCGAAGCCTCATCTTCCCACCACGCCTGGATTGTCGGCGCTCTGGAGAGTGTTATTCGCGCTGTTTATCTCATGTTTGAAGGTCTTCAAAAGCAGGAGCCCGACAATGAAGCCTACAAAAAGGTTGTGAAGTTGCTGAGCCAGGCGCCCCAGGTCGACCCAGAGACGGAAGGTGGTGATGTTTTCGGCGGGCTCGCTGGAGACGAGGCGTCGAAGCCTCAAAAGATGCCATCGGGACTACCTTTCTTCCCACTCCCAGAGGAGATGCCCGACCGTCTGCTGGGTGTCCCCGAAGATAAGAAGGTGCTTCGAGACCCATTGGATAAGAACGACGAGTACAAGGAGGGCGCTGCCATTTTGTTGTCGGTAGCTATGATAGGAGTGTCTCTGCTTGAGAGTTGGATCGACTTTGAGCTGGATAATAAGAAGACAAACCCACAGTAGACAGACATCAGCCAGATTCTTCTACGGATAGCAACTAATTTACACCTATTTCTTTGTATTCAATATGGATTACTAGACTGGGCATGCTGGCTGTTCTTTAGAGTCAGTTCGCAGCAATCTCCCTGGCTGCATTGACAATGGATGGATATTTGGCAGAAGAAAGAAGGTACTGCTGCCTGCTCAGCTTGCGTCAGTACCTGCCAAATGGTAAATGGAGACAAGTCACTCTTGCCAGTCGTGGACGTGAGATGGGCAAGCTGGTCATTTCAGGAAGGTACTCACCCACCTGCCTACCATATACGTCCCCCAACTTGCGTCTCCATTTCAATTTCTCCTCTCTCATCAAAGCTCCCCAACAGAATTACCTTTCAACAAACAATCCAATCGAGAACCGTCGTCTCTCTCCTTTTCGACACAAGCCATTGGGACAATGGTTCTCGTCCCCTATGACCAGTCGCTGTCAGAGCTCCGATTGTTGAATTCAACATCTTTTGATCACACAAAGACTTTCAACATACCAAGAAACAAACTGTTCAACTCTCTTCATTTCCGCCCATCAGTGAGTTAATGTGCTGTCTATGAAATGGGTCTCCGCTAACTTCGGTCAGTGACCCGAAGACCTCCCAGCCGCCTCAACGTTAGTGCTGTGCATGGCATCGCCAACTGTTAGGGAGGTGCCGGGCTCCAGCAGGATGTTGGGGGGGTTCACCAGTCCCCCCTGTTAATATTCAAGCAAAACCAAATACTGAGATCGCCGTCTCTCCAGCTCACTGAGACACGCTGCCACTTTCGCGGGTATCCGGGTCCTGATTTTTTTTTGGAGGTGATTTCCCCTGCGACCTGTAGGACAAAGACAACGACATCACTGAAACTGCTTGGAGTTCTTGACCGGAAGAGTAAGTAAGGGAGGCGCTGGGTCCCCCCCAGTTTAGGTTACAGTTGGATCTGACGTATTCAACAGTACCAAGATGCCTAATTCCACAAAGCTCGCCGCATCGCGCCCTCTGAAAAGAGTAGTAAAAAGCGACCACTGAGAAAGTGCAAGAGGAGAACATCGTCACCTGTCAGAAAATCACATTTGCCCGGTAATACGAATTCACATCCCACAAACTTGCCGTCTGGTCACTCTGCGCCCATTAAATCGGTAAGTTCGTGTTAGTTTTTTCGTTAGTACGGACCCTAACTTGGTTTTCACAGAACACAACTTCGGAAATTCGACCGGTAAAACGAATTCATATTATACAAACTCGCCATCAGGTAAGTCTTTTGTCTCTAGTGGGATTGGAACTGACTTTGCAGAGTTACTCGTCAGCCGCGCCATATCAGTCTTCTGGTGCACTTCCACAAAGAAAATAATCTAAAAGGTCGTGCCACATAGAGTACTTGGAAGATAATCAGGTAAGTGCGAATTCTTGCATGATCATTCGTTCAGTAGCTGACTGGATCGTTGCAGAAGGGCGTTGAGCTCCGCAAGCAGGCCCTATGGGACCATTGCCGTTGAGACCCGCAACTGTGCAGAGAGATCCTGTGCAGAGAGCGGTCGTTACCAGCCACGAAGGTCGGGTTCTGTACACTCTCGAAAAAAGCGCCAAATAAGTCAAAAGGGTATATTCAACTCAGCCACAAGGACTTAATAAGTTCGCCCTATTGTCGTTCTTGTATGGTGTGTCAACAAACGGCACCCAGGATCCCGAGATCACCGCCTGGGAACATTTCTCGCCTTTCACCCTGGGAACTTGTGGGAATGGACTACCTTGGTCCCATTAACCCACCCTCAGCAGAGGGACACCGATACATCTTGTTGATTGCAGACTACATGACAAAGTTCATCGGCGGAGCATGCCATCACTCGGCGGACGGAACTGAAGTCTTGAACACTTGGGAAGCAAACTGGGGGGCGACAGCCCTACTGCATGAATTACTGGCTTGGTCGCGCGGTCTTGTGGCGGGCGGCAACCAGCAGATTTCGCACTTGTGCGGCAACCCAGCATGCTTAGAAGCAGACCACGTATGCTTAGAGACGACGGACTGACGATTCCCTGCTTCTGCGacagcgagtgcaacaaatgGCAGTATACATGCCA is part of the Fusarium poae strain DAOMC 252244 chromosome 4, whole genome shotgun sequence genome and encodes:
- a CDS encoding hypothetical protein (TransMembrane:2 (i87-106o724-743i)) — encoded protein: MATLNNIKEHRLPTKSYKHMWARYVAKKAFDEDIKAASKRLIEAQKANPDLFSGTISEDMKVGTILAKTQEEIGTGLVPKDPKKLDIGIIGAGVAGLFTALVFDWLNEECKDQGLKINYDIIEAAENRLGGRLYTHRFSDAEHDYYDVGAMRFPNNTIMRRTFQLFNYLGMKPGKGGLIPYYMKDVDGVCPTYFNDVRKVGDVWAEKTDDPFKINSGLEEKDKIPEKYLKEDPSGLIEAALDTLIDNTRAEFEAVVDENDENGPKATELWKKLMRTDKLSVRQFLALGEHDKPSGPGFNYNTIEWLESATYGTGWYDQSLTECVLEQLDFATPKQKKGEPPINYWWCVDGGAQTIAERMAKKIKNPVQFKSQVVAIDAQIPKRKEKNDYTPMKLEISNGQSTKEKEYFAVFNSTTLGALQRMNLKEAGLLWGTKQAIRALGYGASCKVAIKFKTAWWQKEPFRIRKGGIAHTDLPLRVCVYPSYNIEANEGKDWNPDKPAVLLCSYTWGQDAQRMGALISSDSPKNEEQLVSVLLHDLALMHAPEEKGEWDYKNLLKLLKEQYQDHHAYDWYNDQNMSGAFAYFGPGQFSNMWQEIIKPNAYGQLYLVGEASSSHHAWIVGALESVIRAVYLMFEGLQKQEPDNEAYKKVVKLLSQAPQVDPETEGGDVFGGLAGDEASKPQKMPSGLPFFPLPEEMPDRLLGVPEDKKVLRDPLDKNDEYKEGAAILLSVAMIGVSLLESWIDFELDNKKTNPQ